One genomic window of Onychomys torridus chromosome 19, mOncTor1.1, whole genome shotgun sequence includes the following:
- the Cep43 gene encoding centrosomal protein 43 isoform X1: MAAATATATATATASAVVAEEDTELRDLLVQTLENSGVLNRIKAELRAAVFLALEEQEKVENKTPLVNESLRKFLNTKDGRLVASLVAEFLQFFNLDFTLAVFHPETSTFQGLEGRENLARDLGIIEAEGTVGGPLLLEVIRRCQQKEKGPTSGEGALDLSDGHPPSKSPEGKASGNSTPSKIPRYKGQGKKKTSGRKSGDQKTSSETSQSEPSISLSEPKSKSSLHSLAHETRIASFLSSSTLDAKDKSALCPDEDDAEGDSFFDDPIPKPEKTYGWRSEPRKQVGSLASASDRPPLRSGLSSLAGAPSLTDAESKRGSTVLKDLKLVGEKIGSLGLGTGEDEDYVDDFNSASHRSEKSELSIGEEIEEDLSVGVDDVNTSDKLDDLTQDLTVSQLSDVADYLEDVA; the protein is encoded by the exons ATGGCGGCGGCGACGGCGACGGCCACGGCGACGGCCACGGCCTCGGCGGTGGTGGCCGAGGAGGACACGGAGCTGCGGGACCTGCTGGTGCAGACGCTGGAGAACAGCGGCGTCCTGAACCGTATCAAG GCTGAACTCAGAGCGGCCGTGTTTTTAGCGCTCGAAGAACAAGAGAAGGTGGAG aacAAAACTCCTTTGGTCAATGAGAGCTTGAGAAAGTTTCTAAATACAAAAGATG GTCGTTTAGTGGCTAGTCTCGTGGCagaatttcttcagttttttaaCCTTGATTTCACCTTGGCTGTTTTCCATCCTGAAACTAGCACA TTTCAAGGTCTTGAAGGTCGGGAGAACTTAGCCCGAGATTTAGGTATCATTGAAGCAGAAGGTACTGTGGGTGGACCCTTATTATTAGAAGTGATTAGACGCtgtcaacagaaagaaaaaggacccACCAGTGGTGAA GGTGCTTTGGATCTATCAGATGGGCATCCTCCATCAAAGTCCCCTGAAGGAAAAGCAAGTGGGAACTCCACCCCAAGTAAG ATACCAAGGTATAAAGGACAAGGTAAGAAGAAGACAAGCGGGCGGAAGTCTGGTGACCAG AAGACCAGCAGTGAGACCAGTCAGAGCGAGCCCAGTATCTCCTTGTCAGAGCCAAAGAGCAAGAGCAGCCTGCACTCCCTGGCCCATGAGACAAGAATTGCATCCTTCTTGAGCAGCAGCACATTAGATGCCAAAGACAAAAGTGCTCTCTGTCCAGACGAAGATGATGCAGAAGGAGATTCTTTCTTTGATGATCCCATTCCTAAGCCAGAAAAAACTTACGGTTG GAGAAGTGAGCCTAGGAAGCAAGTGGGAAGTCTGGCCTCAGCCTCTGACAGACCCCCCTTAAGGAGTGGCCTCAGCTCCCTGGCAGGAGCCCCTTCCTTAACAGATGCTGAGA GTAAAAGAGGAAGCACAGTCCTGAAGGATCTGAAATTGGTCGGTGAAAAAATTGGATCACTTGGACTAG GAACTGGAGAAGATGAAGACTATGTTGATGATTTTAATAG TGCTAGCCATCGCTCAGAAAAAAGTGAGTTAAGTATTggtgaagaaattgaagaagacctTTCCGTGGGAGTAGATGATGTCAACACCAGTGATAAA
- the Cep43 gene encoding centrosomal protein 43 isoform X2: MAAATATATATATASAVVAEEDTELRDLLVQTLENSGVLNRIKAELRAAVFLALEEQEKVENKTPLVNESLRKFLNTKDGRLVASLVAEFLQFFNLDFTLAVFHPETSTFQGLEGRENLARDLGIIEAEGTVGGPLLLEVIRRCQQKEKGPTSGEGALDLSDGHPPSKSPEGKASGNSTPSKKTSSETSQSEPSISLSEPKSKSSLHSLAHETRIASFLSSSTLDAKDKSALCPDEDDAEGDSFFDDPIPKPEKTYGWRSEPRKQVGSLASASDRPPLRSGLSSLAGAPSLTDAESKRGSTVLKDLKLVGEKIGSLGLGTGEDEDYVDDFNSASHRSEKSELSIGEEIEEDLSVGVDDVNTSDKLDDLTQDLTVSQLSDVADYLEDVA, translated from the exons ATGGCGGCGGCGACGGCGACGGCCACGGCGACGGCCACGGCCTCGGCGGTGGTGGCCGAGGAGGACACGGAGCTGCGGGACCTGCTGGTGCAGACGCTGGAGAACAGCGGCGTCCTGAACCGTATCAAG GCTGAACTCAGAGCGGCCGTGTTTTTAGCGCTCGAAGAACAAGAGAAGGTGGAG aacAAAACTCCTTTGGTCAATGAGAGCTTGAGAAAGTTTCTAAATACAAAAGATG GTCGTTTAGTGGCTAGTCTCGTGGCagaatttcttcagttttttaaCCTTGATTTCACCTTGGCTGTTTTCCATCCTGAAACTAGCACA TTTCAAGGTCTTGAAGGTCGGGAGAACTTAGCCCGAGATTTAGGTATCATTGAAGCAGAAGGTACTGTGGGTGGACCCTTATTATTAGAAGTGATTAGACGCtgtcaacagaaagaaaaaggacccACCAGTGGTGAA GGTGCTTTGGATCTATCAGATGGGCATCCTCCATCAAAGTCCCCTGAAGGAAAAGCAAGTGGGAACTCCACCCCAAGTAAG AAGACCAGCAGTGAGACCAGTCAGAGCGAGCCCAGTATCTCCTTGTCAGAGCCAAAGAGCAAGAGCAGCCTGCACTCCCTGGCCCATGAGACAAGAATTGCATCCTTCTTGAGCAGCAGCACATTAGATGCCAAAGACAAAAGTGCTCTCTGTCCAGACGAAGATGATGCAGAAGGAGATTCTTTCTTTGATGATCCCATTCCTAAGCCAGAAAAAACTTACGGTTG GAGAAGTGAGCCTAGGAAGCAAGTGGGAAGTCTGGCCTCAGCCTCTGACAGACCCCCCTTAAGGAGTGGCCTCAGCTCCCTGGCAGGAGCCCCTTCCTTAACAGATGCTGAGA GTAAAAGAGGAAGCACAGTCCTGAAGGATCTGAAATTGGTCGGTGAAAAAATTGGATCACTTGGACTAG GAACTGGAGAAGATGAAGACTATGTTGATGATTTTAATAG TGCTAGCCATCGCTCAGAAAAAAGTGAGTTAAGTATTggtgaagaaattgaagaagacctTTCCGTGGGAGTAGATGATGTCAACACCAGTGATAAA
- the Cep43 gene encoding centrosomal protein 43 isoform X3 — MAAATATATATATASAVVAEEDTELRDLLVQTLENSGVLNRIKAELRAAVFLALEEQEKVENKTPLVNESLRKFLNTKDGRLVASLVAEFLQFFNLDFTLAVFHPETSTFQGLEGRENLARDLGIIEAEGTVGGPLLLEVIRRCQQKEKGPTSGEGALDLSDGHPPSKSPEGKASGNSTPSKTSSETSQSEPSISLSEPKSKSSLHSLAHETRIASFLSSSTLDAKDKSALCPDEDDAEGDSFFDDPIPKPEKTYGWRSEPRKQVGSLASASDRPPLRSGLSSLAGAPSLTDAESKRGSTVLKDLKLVGEKIGSLGLGTGEDEDYVDDFNSASHRSEKSELSIGEEIEEDLSVGVDDVNTSDKLDDLTQDLTVSQLSDVADYLEDVA; from the exons ATGGCGGCGGCGACGGCGACGGCCACGGCGACGGCCACGGCCTCGGCGGTGGTGGCCGAGGAGGACACGGAGCTGCGGGACCTGCTGGTGCAGACGCTGGAGAACAGCGGCGTCCTGAACCGTATCAAG GCTGAACTCAGAGCGGCCGTGTTTTTAGCGCTCGAAGAACAAGAGAAGGTGGAG aacAAAACTCCTTTGGTCAATGAGAGCTTGAGAAAGTTTCTAAATACAAAAGATG GTCGTTTAGTGGCTAGTCTCGTGGCagaatttcttcagttttttaaCCTTGATTTCACCTTGGCTGTTTTCCATCCTGAAACTAGCACA TTTCAAGGTCTTGAAGGTCGGGAGAACTTAGCCCGAGATTTAGGTATCATTGAAGCAGAAGGTACTGTGGGTGGACCCTTATTATTAGAAGTGATTAGACGCtgtcaacagaaagaaaaaggacccACCAGTGGTGAA GGTGCTTTGGATCTATCAGATGGGCATCCTCCATCAAAGTCCCCTGAAGGAAAAGCAAGTGGGAACTCCACCCCAAGTAAG ACCAGCAGTGAGACCAGTCAGAGCGAGCCCAGTATCTCCTTGTCAGAGCCAAAGAGCAAGAGCAGCCTGCACTCCCTGGCCCATGAGACAAGAATTGCATCCTTCTTGAGCAGCAGCACATTAGATGCCAAAGACAAAAGTGCTCTCTGTCCAGACGAAGATGATGCAGAAGGAGATTCTTTCTTTGATGATCCCATTCCTAAGCCAGAAAAAACTTACGGTTG GAGAAGTGAGCCTAGGAAGCAAGTGGGAAGTCTGGCCTCAGCCTCTGACAGACCCCCCTTAAGGAGTGGCCTCAGCTCCCTGGCAGGAGCCCCTTCCTTAACAGATGCTGAGA GTAAAAGAGGAAGCACAGTCCTGAAGGATCTGAAATTGGTCGGTGAAAAAATTGGATCACTTGGACTAG GAACTGGAGAAGATGAAGACTATGTTGATGATTTTAATAG TGCTAGCCATCGCTCAGAAAAAAGTGAGTTAAGTATTggtgaagaaattgaagaagacctTTCCGTGGGAGTAGATGATGTCAACACCAGTGATAAA